In Rosa chinensis cultivar Old Blush chromosome 1, RchiOBHm-V2, whole genome shotgun sequence, a genomic segment contains:
- the LOC112202612 gene encoding uncharacterized protein LOC112202612, whose protein sequence is MEVPEHKQVKHVAWRLKSTAAVWWDKLQNTRKKQRKQGVRTWQRMKQLMMERFLPDDYEQILYRLYIECVQGTRTVADYTAEFLRYSERNELGESEDQKVARYVSGLKPSIQEKIGLQTVHTMVEASNLALKAELLEKPSRASSFQRYNYQRSTYLVNSSIDKGKTTLQKTKNAFRASNPPFKGAGSSNSSSGAQNRAPNQRLNNPYARPTTDVCYRCNKPGHRSNVCHERRQTALIGEYDEDEEEGGRGDDYDGAKFTEEESPEKVYIVLQRVLLCPKEDGQRHNIFRSFCSINNKVCNLIVDNGSCENFVAKKLVDYLQLPMQPHKAPYSLGWVKKGPQVRVTDSCKVPDVDVIYKGRDNVMMFMWNSHKIAMAPVCQFEKSGGKKGEIFLTLSSSEFEMEKAFKESEVFCPVAIKGLLAAEKEDVVIPKEVQNMLGEFEELISDEFPNELPPMRDIQHQIDLVPGASLPNLPHYRMSPKKNEILREQIEDLLKKGFIHESMSPCAVPVLLVPKKGNQWRMCVDSRAINKITVKYRFPIPRLEEMLDELEGSKVFTKIDLRSGYHQIRIKLGDEWKTAFKSKDGLFEWMVMPFRMSNAPSTFMRLMNQVLRPFIGFVVGEEGIQVDEEKVRAIREWPAPKTYLNSQKTVNKMHARWVSFLQKFPFVIQHKSGTLNRVAAALSRRPSLLVTLAQEIMGFDLLKELYEEDVDFKEIWAKCSNNNAVADFYVNDGYLFKGNRLCIPSSSLKEKLIRDLHGGGLSGHLGRDKIIASLEERYFWPQLKKDAGTIDLAMDFVLGLPRTQRGVDSVFVVVDRFSKMANFIACKKTADASNIAKLFFMVVVRLHGVPKSITSDRDTKLATSGLPCGGCLEQL, encoded by the exons atggaaGTGCCTGAACACAAGCAGGTTAAGCATGTTGCCtggagattgaagagtactGCTGCAGTATGGTGGGATAAGTTGCAGAACACTCGAAAGAAGCAGAGGAAGCAGGGTGTTAGGACATGGCAAAGAATGAAGCAGTTGATGATGGAGAGATTCTTGCCAgatgattatgagcagattCTATACAGGTTGTATATTGAATGTGTCCAGGGAACTAGGACAGTGGCTGATTACACAGCTGAGTTCTTACGCTATTCAGAGCGTAACGAACTAGGAGAATCTGAAGACCAGAAGGTGGCTCGCTATGTCAGTGGGCTGAAGCCTTCCATTCAGGAGAAAATTGGGTTACAAACTGTTCATACTATGGTCGAAGCttcaaacctagcattgaaGGCAGAGTTGTTAGAGAAGCCTTCACGTGCTTCTTCCTTCCAGAGATATAACTACCAAAGGAGCACATATTTGGTTAACTCCTCAATTGACAAGGGTAAAACCACActgcagaaaacaaaaaacgCTTTTAGGGCTTCCAATCCTCCTTTTAAAGGGGCTGGCAGTTCTAACAGTTCTAGTGGTGCTCAAAACAGGGCCCCGAACCAGAGGCTTAATAATCCTTATGCTAGACCTACAACAGATGTCTGCTATCGATGCAACAAACCTGGGCATAGATCTAATGTGTGTCATGAGAGGAGACAAACTGCTCTTATAGGTgaatatgatgaagatgaagaagaaggaggaagaggtGACGATTATGATGGGGCTAAATTTACGGAGGAGGAGTCTCCTGAAAAGGTTTATATTGTGTTGCAGCGGGTCTTATTATGTCCTAAAGAAGATGGGCAGCGACACAATATTTTCAGGTCATTTTGTTCCATCaataacaaagtgtgcaatTTAATTGTGGATAATGGGAGCTGTGAAAACTTTGTAGCCAAGAAGCTGGTGGACTACTTGCAGTTACCTATGCAGCCTCATAAAGCACCTTATTCCCTTGGttgggtcaagaaaggtccacaagttcgaGTTACTGATTCCTGCAAAGTACCG GATGTGGATGTGATTTATAAAGGCAGAGATAATGTGATGATGTTTATGTGGAATAGTcataaaattgctatggctccTGTGTGTCAATTTGAGAAATCTGGTGGAAAGAAAGGGGAGATTTTTCTGACCTTGTCTAGTAGTGAATTTGAGATGGAAAAGGCCTTTAAAGAATCTGAAGTTTTCTGCCCAGTGGCGATAAAGGGGTTGTTGGctgcagaaaaggaagatgTGGTGATCCCTAAGGAAGTGCAGAATATGTTGGGAGAGTTTGAAGAGTTGATTTCAGATGAGTTTCCCAACGAACTACCACCTATGAGggacattcaacatcaaattgatTTGGTTCCTGGAGCTAGTTtgccaaatctgccacattaccgaatgagtcccaagaagaatgagattttgagggagCAGATTGAAGATTTGTTGAAAAAAGGGTTCATTCATGAAAGTATGAGTCCATGTGCAGTTCCagtcctccttgttcctaagaagggcaatcaatggcggatgtgtgttgacAGCAGAGCCATAAATAAGATAACTGTGAAGTACAGGTTTCCCATTCCTCGTTTGGAGGAGATGCTTGATGAACTCGAGGGTTCCAAAGTGTTTACCAAGATAGATCTTCGAAGTGGTTACCACCAGATTCGAATCAAGCTAGGAGATGAGTGGAAGACAgcttttaagagcaaggatggcttGTTCGAGTGGATGGTTATGCCATTCAGGATGTCTAATGCACCCAGCacttttatgaggcttatgaaccaggttcttcgTCCTTTTATT ggatttgtggttggagaagaaggcattcaggttgatgaagagaaggtacgagcaataagagaatggccagctccaaaaaca TACCTTAATAGCCAGAAAACTGTGAATAAGATGCATGCAAGGTGGGTGAGCTTTCTGCAAAAATTCCCTTTTGTGATTCAgcataaatctggtactcttaacCGGGTTGCAGCTGCTTTGAGTAGAAGGCCTTCCTTGCTGGTCACTTTAGCTCAGGAGATTATGGGGTTTGATctcttgaaggagttgtatgaggaagatgttgattTCAAGGAGATTTGGGCCAAGTGCAGCAACAATAATGCAGTTGCAGATTTTTATGTGAATGATGGATATTTATTCAAGGGCAACCGGCTATGTATCCCTAGTTCTTCATTGAAGGAGAAACTGATCAGAGATCTGCATGGAGGGGGATTGAGTGGGCACTTAGGCCGAGACAAAATTATTGCTAGCCTTGAGGagaggtatttctggccacagTTGAAGAAGGATGCAGGAACTATC GATCTTGCTATGGATTTTGTGTTGGGATTACCCCGTACCCAAAGGGGTGTGGATTCagtgtttgtggtagttgacaggttctccAAGATGGCGAATTTCATCGCATGTAAGAAAACTGCTGATGCTTCTAATATAGCCAAACTGTTCTTCATGGTGGTGGTTCGTTTGCATGGAGTACCCAAGTCCATTACTTCTGATAGAGACACAAAGTTAGCCACTTCTGGATTACCTTGTGGAGGATGTTTGGAACAGCTTTGA